AAGGCAACGAGGTGGATCGATGACCGTCGCCCCCTGCCCGGCCTACTGGGTGAGACGTTTCACGGCGGAGCGGGTGGGAATGCGAAGAGGTCAGCCCTGGTTCTACGGGTCGTAGGCAAACCGCGGTGATCGGAGAGAGTGCAATGGCAACCGTTGAGCTGACCACGGCGAACTTCGACGAGGTGACCGGCAAAGACGGGATCGTGCTGGTGGACTTCTGGGCCGACTGGTGTGGCCCGTGCAAGCGGTTCGCCCCGGTCTACGAGCGCTCCTCGGAGAAGCACCAGAACATCGTCTTCGGCAAGGTGGACACCGAGGCGCAGCAGGAGCTGGGTGCCAAGTTCGACATCCGGTCGATCCCCACGATCATGGCGATCCGTGACGGCGTGATCGTCTTCGCGCAGCCGGGCGCGCTGCCCGAGTCCGCCCTGGAGAACCTGATCGAGCAGGTCGAGGCGCTCGACATGGACGACGTACGCCGGCAGCTGGCCGAGCACAAGCACTGAGTCGCCGCCAACCGGCAACCGGAGGCCGGGCCCCCACCGCGGGGTCCGGCCTTCGTCGTCCCCGCCCGCCGCCGTCCGTGGGGTCC
This genomic stretch from Micromonospora krabiensis harbors:
- the trxA gene encoding thioredoxin, with product MATVELTTANFDEVTGKDGIVLVDFWADWCGPCKRFAPVYERSSEKHQNIVFGKVDTEAQQELGAKFDIRSIPTIMAIRDGVIVFAQPGALPESALENLIEQVEALDMDDVRRQLAEHKH